The following DNA comes from Vigna radiata var. radiata cultivar VC1973A chromosome 4, Vradiata_ver6, whole genome shotgun sequence.
TCTTACCAAAGTGaataaaagatatttcaatAATTGATCAACATTCATGTTACCACACAATACTTGACGATCATCAACTGTGTGTCTCAACAAAGCTAGAGCCGCGATTTTTGGTCACACCATTGTCGTCCATCAGCTTCCTTATCTTCTCAGCACCATTCCATTCACCTTGTGAAGCATATACATTTGACAACAACACATAGTCCCCACTTTGATTCCCTCTCATTCTGAGCAGCTGCTCATTTGCTTGTTTTGCCAAATCCACGTCTCCATGAACTTTGCAAGCTCCAAGCAAACTCCTCCAAATAATTGCATTTGGTTCAATTTTCATGCAAGCTATGAAATCAAACGCTTCCTTCAAAAGTCCAGCACGTCCCAGCATGTCCACCACGCACCCACAATGTCTAATGTTTGGCTCAATCTTGTACTTACTTCTCATAAGATGAAAATAACGATTACCCTCATCAACATTCCCGACATGACTACAAGCTGCCAAAACACCAACAAAAGTGATCTCATCTGGACAAACCTTGGTACTCTGCATTTCCCTAAACAGACCAAGTGATTCCTCAGCATGGCCATGAAAGGCCAACCCACTAATGACCGTGTTCCACGAGACCACATCTTTATCTCTTATCAACCGAAACACATGAATTGCTTTCCTAATATTTCCACACTTGGCATACATATCAACAAGAGCATTTCCCAACAACGTGCTAAACTTTCCCTTACTCATTTCCATGATCTTGGTGTGCACCTTCTCGCCACTCTCTAAATCCCCCAAATCAGTACAAGCACACACCAAGCTCAACATTGTTACTTCATCGGGACACTCCCCAACTGTACACATCTCATCAAACAACTCCAACGCCTCCCGGTTCAAACCACGAAGCACATAACCACCGATCATCGTATTCCAACTAACAACATCCCTCAAAGGAGATTCATCAAAAAGTTTTCTAGCACACTTCATCTCACCATGCTTTGTGTAGGCTGTGATCATCACATTCCATGACACCAAATCTCTATtgggcatttcatcaaacagtttccGTGCAACACTCAAATCCCCTCTTTGGGCATACCCAGCAATGAGTGCAGACCAAGCAACCACATCCCTCTTATCCGAATCATCAAAAATCTCAGTAGCAATCTTCAAGTCTCCACATTTAGCATGGAAAAACAAAAGGGTGTTCCTCACAACCACATTTGAACCAAACCCAAGCCTCAATACCCTACCATGAACAGCGGAACCAGTTTTGACCCAGACGAGCTTGGTGCAAGCCTTGAGAACAAATGGGAATGTGAACTTATCAGGCTTAACGGAACGCTGGTCCATCTGGGCATACAGTGCCACCGCGTGCAA
Coding sequences within:
- the LOC106758961 gene encoding pentatricopeptide repeat-containing protein At5g15300, with product MIRKRTGTIIAVSNVGTLKQIRALMIVNGFTSNVGFLRKLVLAAAMSMVGPTANAAVTQYALQMFAQIPQPDTFMWNTIIRGSSQSRDPLHAVALYAQMDQRSVKPDKFTFPFVLKACTKLVWVKTGSAVHGRVLRLGFGSNVVVRNTLLFFHAKCGDLKIATEIFDDSDKRDVVAWSALIAGYAQRGDLSVARKLFDEMPNRDLVSWNVMITAYTKHGEMKCARKLFDESPLRDVVSWNTMIGGYVLRGLNREALELFDEMCTVGECPDEVTMLSLVCACTDLGDLESGEKVHTKIMEMSKGKFSTLLGNALVDMYAKCGNIRKAIHVFRLIRDKDVVSWNTVISGLAFHGHAEESLGLFREMQSTKVCPDEITFVGVLAACSHVGNVDEGNRYFHLMRSKYKIEPNIRHCGCVVDMLGRAGLLKEAFDFIACMKIEPNAIIWRSLLGACKVHGDVDLAKQANEQLLRMRGNQSGDYVLLSNVYASQGEWNGAEKIRKLMDDNGVTKNRGSSFVETHS